The nucleotide window CTATGGGACTTCAACTCCAACTATGACACGCTTCTCACTGCTGAAGATATATATGAAGTCACACTGACTACTTCTGGTCAAGGCTTGCATGACACCAGCATTCGTCAAGTAGGAATTTCTGATCGGGATGGCAACGTTCTCAGTACTGCATTGATTAATGACGGGGAAGTCGATGGCATCACCAACAAAAGCGTTATTTACCAGGCAAACAGTTCAACAGCAATGACAAAGCTCCGCAACGGAGAAACACCAACGCCAGCACTAATCCTGGCTGAACAAGTTGCAGGTCCAGCAACACCAGCCAACCTGACTGCCACGCCTGCGAATCAGTCTATTACACTTTCTTGGGAAGCATCAGAAGGTGCAGTTTCGTATAAAATCTATCATTCTGATGGAACGACTACTTCATCGGATACGACCTCAACGACAATCGACGGATTGGAAAATGGTCAAGTATACGCGTTCCGCGTGACAGCTGTCGACTCGGAAGGAAACGAGTCCCCGGCAACAAAAGAAGTCCTGGCCGTGCCACAGGAAGCAGTAGACAGTGAAGCTCCTGCAGTTCCGACAGGGCTTAAAGCAAAACCTGGGAAGGATCATGTAAAACTTCAATGGGCAGCTAATACAGAGAGTGATCTCTCCGGGTACCGCATCTATATTAACGGAACCCTTTTCGGTTCAGCAGCTGCCGATAAAACAAGTATGGTCGTTTCCCCTCTGGAGTTGAACCGGGAGTATACTTTTAAAGTAACTGCTGTTGATCAAGTCGGGAATGAATCGGAAGCGACTGCACCACTTGTCTCAGCACCGACAGAAAACGTTCCGGTACCCGAGCTCCTAATCACAGAATTGATTCCGAATACCGATAACTACGCAGGGTATGACGCATTTGAGTACTTTGAGATTTATAATAACAGTCCGGATCCAATCAATCTGAAGGGATATCGTTTCGCCTCCCACACTTGGAATGAAGAAATCAAAGGAATATATATTTTAAAGCCTTGGGAAACAGTAGTGATTTGGACCAGAGCATCATCAATCAGCCCCATTTCACTTGAAGCATTCAACTATAACTACTTCTATTCGTACAAAAGTAAATATCTAAATGAGGAGAACACAATCATCCTTGGTGATATCAGCGGGCTGGTCAATGGCGGCAATACAGTGACCGTCTATGACCCCGAAGGCAGTGAAGTCGTCAGGGCGGATTACTCAAGTCAGGACGTAACTTTGAAGCAAACTGTCACGTTCACCTATCCAAAAGACAATACACGGAAAATGGAAAAATTGGCGGCATATCAACAGCCAACACCGGGATGGCTGGCAGAAGATCAAGTTCCGGATCGTCCTGTGTTAGATGAGGATGCACCGGCAGCACCGTCTATTCTAGAAGCCATCGCAGGTAACGGAGAGGCTATTCTAAAATGGAATGCTTCAACTGAAACCGACCTTTACCGTTATCACGTTTACAAAAACGGTAAGCTCGAATACTCCGTTGATCCACAGCAGACTTCCTTTACGCTCTATACGTTAATTGGCAGCCAAACATACACCTTACAAGTAAGCGCAGAGGATACATCAGGAAATATATCGGAAAAATCAGAGCCTGTACAGGTAACACCAAAACACCAGCTCATCACCCAGCTCGAACGGTGGGAACATGAAAAAGACCCTGCCTATCATGGCCTATGGGATATCAGTTCGGACGGTCCGGTCATCGCCGGTCTTGCCCAGGGACTCGTACCTCAAGGATTGAGCTATTATAAGAAAAAAGACTGGCTGCTTACAATCAGCTACGTCGATGATGGGATTCGGCCGGGAACCATTACTGTAACAGATCGCACGACAGGCAAACTGGTGAAGTCTGTTGTCCTTTACAATACGGATGGCACACCATACACCGGTCATGCGGGCGGCGTCACTGTCAGTCGTGACCATGGCTGGGTAGCATCCGAAAATTACTTGTTCAGCTTCAAGTTAAGCGATCTGGTGGAAGCTGAAAATAACGGTGAAATCCAGTTCACAAAACAAATTCCAATACCGGTCGAAGCTGCTTACACCGTATATGATGAAGGCATTCTCTGGGTCGGAGAATTCTATGAAGCAAGCTCCTATCCGACTGATCCATTGCACCATATCGAGAACAGGGATGGAGAGATGCACTACGCATGGATGGTTGGATTTAATTTGGAACGAAACAACGACATGCTAGCTGAAGATCATTGGAACGGCTCACCTGACCACAATGCCGTACCAGATTACATCCTTTCTACGACCGGAAAGGTCCAGGGCGCAATTGTACAAAAAGAAGCACGGAATGGCATCACGCTAAGTACATCATACGGAAGGGCTAACGACAGTGTGCTGTATCGTTACGAATACCCGTTAAAAGAAGATCCTCATTCCTTTGTAAATGTCGAAGGAAAAGAAGTACCACTGTGGTTCCTGGATGGGCATACTGTAAAGCCTCGTCAAAGTATTGAAGCTATTCCGATGCCTGAAGGAATTGTGGAAGTACAAAAAGAATTGTATGTCGTGTTTGAATCAGGAGCAGATAAATACCGCTATACGACGACCTACCCGATGGACCGGATGCTCAAAATCGATATGAAGAAATTGATGAAGGACGATAAAGGAATTCAATAGCACGAAAAAGGAAGCGGGTCCTTAACCGCTTCCTTTTTTGCCTATAGAACCATATGGTTAGCACCCTGCCCTTTTACCCGATAACAATCCACTCACCGATGGCAAAACATAGTCCGGCTTCCAGGCTGAACTCCTCAAATCATCCTCTGCCGTTATACCGCTAAGCACAAGTGC belongs to Mesobacillus sp. AQ2 and includes:
- a CDS encoding lamin tail domain-containing protein, giving the protein MKNKLISWVTALTFTFGLGLMFFSDQNVHAEDSSPPLIITEIVTKSAGSGQPYEYVEIYNTTSEAINLQDYQLQYFTSNFSSPANSWPIKDKIIEPKDSLVLWLKKFAYPDTPLWDFNSNYDTLLTAEDIYEVTLTTSGQGLHDTSIRQVGISDRDGNVLSTALINDGEVDGITNKSVIYQANSSTAMTKLRNGETPTPALILAEQVAGPATPANLTATPANQSITLSWEASEGAVSYKIYHSDGTTTSSDTTSTTIDGLENGQVYAFRVTAVDSEGNESPATKEVLAVPQEAVDSEAPAVPTGLKAKPGKDHVKLQWAANTESDLSGYRIYINGTLFGSAAADKTSMVVSPLELNREYTFKVTAVDQVGNESEATAPLVSAPTENVPVPELLITELIPNTDNYAGYDAFEYFEIYNNSPDPINLKGYRFASHTWNEEIKGIYILKPWETVVIWTRASSISPISLEAFNYNYFYSYKSKYLNEENTIILGDISGLVNGGNTVTVYDPEGSEVVRADYSSQDVTLKQTVTFTYPKDNTRKMEKLAAYQQPTPGWLAEDQVPDRPVLDEDAPAAPSILEAIAGNGEAILKWNASTETDLYRYHVYKNGKLEYSVDPQQTSFTLYTLIGSQTYTLQVSAEDTSGNISEKSEPVQVTPKHQLITQLERWEHEKDPAYHGLWDISSDGPVIAGLAQGLVPQGLSYYKKKDWLLTISYVDDGIRPGTITVTDRTTGKLVKSVVLYNTDGTPYTGHAGGVTVSRDHGWVASENYLFSFKLSDLVEAENNGEIQFTKQIPIPVEAAYTVYDEGILWVGEFYEASSYPTDPLHHIENRDGEMHYAWMVGFNLERNNDMLAEDHWNGSPDHNAVPDYILSTTGKVQGAIVQKEARNGITLSTSYGRANDSVLYRYEYPLKEDPHSFVNVEGKEVPLWFLDGHTVKPRQSIEAIPMPEGIVEVQKELYVVFESGADKYRYTTTYPMDRMLKIDMKKLMKDDKGIQ